From a single Canis aureus isolate CA01 chromosome 5, VMU_Caureus_v.1.0, whole genome shotgun sequence genomic region:
- the PCDHB6 gene encoding protocadherin beta-6: MVEVVVRTGKGFFPLGSDIMEMAQTKVHRKKRQVAILIIWMLLWEAGSEPIQYSVLEESESGTFVANLTKDLGLRKGEMAARGAQVVFKGNRQCLQLDPQTYDLLLNEKLDREELCGSTEPCVLPFQVLLENPLQFFQAALRVRDINDHAPEFPAREMLLKISEITTPGKLFPLKMAQDLDAGSNSLQSYTISSNPHFHVLTRNRSDGRKFPELVLDKALDREEQPELRLTLTALDGGSPPRSGTVEIQILVLDINDNAPEFAQELYETQIPENSSLGSLIITVSARDLDAGPFGEVSYALFQVDDVNQPFEIHAITGEIRLRKTLDFEEFQSYHVDIEATDGGGLSGKCSLVIKVLDVNDNTPQLTMSSFTSAIPENLPEIIVAVFSVSDADSGQNQQVICSIDDNLPFLLRPSVENFYTLVTNGALDRESQAEYNITITVSDLGTPRLKTQHNITVTVSDVNDNAPAFSQTTYTLRVRENNSPALHIGTVSATDRDAGANAQVTYSLLPPRDPHLPLASLVSINADNGQLFALRSLDYEALQAFEVRVGAADRGSPALSSQALVRVLVLDDNDNAPFVLYPLQNGSAPCTELVPRAAEAGYLVTKVVAVDGDSGQNAWLSFQLLKATEPGLFGVWAHNGEVRTARLLSERDAVRHRLLVLVKDNGEPPLSASVTLHVLLVDGFSQPYLPLPDVAAAEARADPLTVYLVIALASVSSLFLCSALAFVAVRLCRRSGAASGGGCAVPEGHFPGHLVDVSGAGTLSQSYQYEVCLAGGTGTSEFKFLKPIIPNFVGEGAGRATEENSNFRDHFGFS, translated from the coding sequence atggtggaggtggtggtgaggaCTGGAAAAGGATTTTTTCCTCTGGGATCAGACATAATGGAGATGGCGCAAACAAAAGTACATCGCAAGAAAAGGCAAGTGGCAATTCTCATTATATGGATGCTTTTGTGGGAAGCCGGTTCAGAACCGATTCAATATTCTGTACTGGAGGAGTCAGAAAGTGGCACGTTTGTGGCCAATTTGACAAAGGACTTGGGACTCAGGAAAGGAGAAATGGCTGCACGGGGTGCCCAGGTTGTTTTCAAGGGGAACAGACAGTGTTTGCAGCTTGACCCACAGACCTACGATTTGCTGCTGAATGAAAAACTGGACAGGGAAGAGCTGTGCGGCTCCACTGAGCCATGTGTGCTACCTTTCCAAGTGTTACTGGAAAATCCCTTGCAGTTTTTTCAGGCTGCTTTACGAGTCAGAGATATAAATGACCACGCCCCGGAGTTCCCAGCCAGAGAAATGCTactaaaaatatcagaaattacTACACCAGGAAAGCTATTTCCTTTGAAAATGGCACAGGATTTAGATGCTGGTAGCAACAGTCTTCAGAGCTACACAATCAGCTCCAATCCTCATTTCCACGTTCTCACTCGCAATCGCAGCGATGGCAGGAAGTTCCCGGAGCTGGTGCTGGACAAAGCCTTGGACCGCGAGGAGCAGCCGGAGCTTAGGCTTACTCTCACGGCTCTGGATGGTGGGTCTCCACCCCGGTCTGGGACCGTGGAGATTCAGATCCTGGTCTTGGACATCAATGACAATGCCCCCGAGTTTGCTCAGGAGCTCTATGAGACACAGATCCCTGAAAACAGTTCCCTGGGCTCTCTGATAATCACTGTCTCAGCGAGAGATTTAGATGCAGGACCCTTTGGGGAGGTATCGTATGCCCTGTTTCAGGTAGATGACGTTAATCAACCCTTTGAAATACACGCAATTACAGGAGAAATTCGACTGAGAAAGACTTTGGATTTTGAGGAGTTTCAATCTTATCATGTGGATATTGAGGCTACAGATGGTGGGGGACTATCAGGGAAATGCTCTTTAGTGATCAAGGTTCTGGATGTAAATGACAACACTCCTCAATTGACCATGTCGTCGTTCACCAGTGCCATCCCCGAAAACCTCCCAGAGATCATAGTGGCAGTTTTCAGTGTATCAGATGCAGATTCTGGACAAAATCAACAGGTTATTTGTTCTATAGATGACAATCTCCCCTTTCTTCTACGGCCATCAGTCGAGAATTTCTATACCTTGGTAACAAATGGGGCGCTGGACAGAGAGAGCCAGGCGGAGTACAACATCACCATCACCGTCAGTGACCTGGGGACCCCCAGGCTGAAGACCCAGCACAACATCACCGTGACGGTCTCCGACGTCAACGACAACGCCCCCGCCTTCAGCCAGACCACCTACACCCTGCGCGTCCGCGAGAACAACAGCCCCGCCCTGCACATCGGCACCGTGAGCGCCACCGACAGAGACGCGGGCGCCAACGCCCAGGTCACCTACTCGCTGCTGCCGCCCCGGGACCCGCACCTGCCGCTCGCCTCGCTGGTGTCCATCAACGCGGACAACGGGCAGCTGTTCGCGCTCAGGTCCCTGGACTACGAGGCGCTGCAGGCCTTCGAGGTCCGCGTGGGCGCGGCCGACCGCGGCTCGCCCGCGCTGAGCAGCCAGGCGCTGGTGCGCGTGCTGGTGCTGGACGACAACGACAACGCGCCCTTCGTGCTGTACCCGCTGCAGAACGGCTCTGCGCCCTGCACCGAGCTGGTGCCGCGGGCGGCCGAGGCGGGCTACCTGGTGACCAAGGTGGTGGCGGTGGACGGCGACTCGGGCCAGAACGCCTGGCTGTCGTTCCAGCTGCTCAAGGCCACGGAGCCCGGGCTGTTCGGCGTGTGGGCGCACAACGGCGAGGTGCGCACGGCCCGGCTGCTGAGCGAGCGCGACGCCGTCAGGCACAGGCTGCTGGTGCTGGTCAAGGACAATGGCGAGCCGCCGCTGTCGGCCAGCGTCACGCTGCACGTGCTGCTGGTGGACGGCTTCTCGCAGCCCTACCTGCCGCTGCCGGACGTGGCGGCGGCCGAGGCCCGGGCCGACCCGCTCACCGTCTACCTGGTCATCGCCTTGGCGTCCGTGTCGTCGCTCTTCCTGTGCTCGGCGCTGGCGTTCGTGGCGGTGCGGCTGTGCAGGAGGAGCGGGGCGGCGTCGGGGGGTGGCTGCGCGGTGCCCGAGGGCCACTTTCCGGGCCACCTGGTGGACGTCAGCGGCGCGGGGACCCTGTCCCAGAGCTACCAGTACGAGGTGTGTCTGGCGGGAGGGACTGGGACCAGCGAGTTCAAGTTCCTCAAGCCCATTATCCCCAATTTCGTGGGTGAAGGGGCTGGTAGGGCCACCGAGGAAAACTCTAACTTTAGAGATCATTTTgggttcagttaa
- the LOC144313990 gene encoding protocadherin beta-7-like encodes MEAIVAPAVQKRQVFFLCVFLGVSWAGTEPLQYFVAEEMERGTFLANLAIDLGLEPGEVSARGCRIVSDENIRFLLLNPLTGDLLLNEKLDREKLCGPTEPCVLPFQLLLEKPFQIFRAELWVRDINDHSPVFLDKEISLNILESTTPGVTFLLERAEDSDVGINNLRNYTISSNIYFHIDVRDSGEGNVYPELVLDRVLDREEVSELSLTLTALDGGSPPRSGTTLIHILVLDVNDNVPEFVQSLYRVQVPENSPVGSLVVAVLARDLDAGSNGEIVYAFSYATDRILKTFRINSTSGKLYLKAELNYEAIQTYTLTIQAKDGGGLSGKCTVVVHVTDINDNPPELLMSSLTSPIAENSPDTVVAVFRIRDRDSGNNAKMVCSIQDDLPFILKPSVENFYTLVTESPLDRERQAEYNITITVSDLGTPRLKTQHNITVTVSDVNDNAPAFSQTTYTLRVRENNSPALHIGTVSATDRDAGANAQVTYSLLPPRDPHLPLASLVSINADNGQLFALRSLDYEALQAFEVRVGAADRGSPALSSQALVRVLVLDDNDNAPFVLYPLQNGSAPCTELVPRAAEAGYLVTKVVAVDGDSGQNAWLSFQLLKATEPGLFGVWAHNGEVRTARLLSERDAVRHRLLVLVKDNGEPPLSASVTLHVLLVDGFSQPYLPLPDVAAAEARADPLTVYLVIALASVSSLFLCSALAFVAVRLCRRSGAASGGGCAVPEGHFPGHLVDVSGAGTLSQSYRYEVCLAGGTGTSEFKFLKPILPNLPPQCPGKETEENPNFRNSFGFNI; translated from the coding sequence ATGGAGGCCATAGTGGCGCCTGCAGTGCAGAAAAGGCAAgtgttctttctttgtgtgtttttggGAGTGTCTTGGGCTGGCACAGAACCGCTTCAGTATTTTGTGGCAGAGGAAATGGAGAGGGGGACTTTTCTGGCCAACCTAGCAATTGATCTGGGATTGGAGCCGGGGGAAGTATCAGCTCGGGGATGTAGAATCGTTTCAGATGAGAACATAAGATTTTTACTCCTCAATCCGCTTACTGGTGACTTACTTCTAAATGAGAAATTAGACCGAGAGAAATTGTGCGGCCCCACAGAGCCGTGTGTGTTGCCTTTCCAGCTGCTACTTGAAAAGCCTTTTCAGATTTTCCGTGCTGAGCTATGGGTCAGAGACATCAATGATCATTCTCCAGTATTTCTAGACAAAGAGATTTCCTTGAACATATTAGAAAGTACCACTCCAGGGGTAACATTTCTTCTAGAAAGGGCAGAGGATTCAGATGTTGGTATCAACAACCTGAGAAACTACACCATCAGCTCCAACATCTATTTCCATATTGATGTCCGTGATAGTGGAGAGGGGAATGTTTATCCCGAATTGGTACTGGATAGAGTGCTGGATCGTGAAGAGGTTTCTGAACTCAGTTTAACACTCACAGCCCTGGATGGCGGCTCTCCGCCCAGATCCGGGACCACCCTAATACACATACTGGTTTTGGATGTAAATGACAATGTCCCTGAATTTGTACAGTCGCTTTACAGGGTGCAGGTGCCTGAAAACAGCCCTGTTGGCTCCCTGGTTGTCGCTGTATTAGCTAGAGATTTAGATGCTGGAAGTAATGGAGAAATAGTCTATGCATTTTCGTATGCTACGGATAGAATTCTCAAAACGTTTCGAATCAATTCAACATCTGGCAAACTTTACCTTAAAGCCGAATTGAACTACGAGGCAATACAAACTTATACATTAACTATTCAGGCCAAAGATGGTGGAGGGCTTTCTGGAAAATGTACTGTGGTGGTCCATGTAACAGATATCAATGATAATCCACCAGAACTACTCATGTCATCACTTACTAGCCCAATTGCAGAAAACTCGCCGGACACAGTAGTAGCTGTTTTTAGGATCAGAGACAGAGATTCAGGGAACAATGCAAAGATGGTGTGCTCCATCCAGGACGATCTCCCCTTCATCCTGAAGCCATCAGTAGAGAATTTCTACACCCTGGTAACAGAGAGCCCCCtcgacagagagagacaggcggagTACAACATCACCATCACCGTCAGTGACCTGGGGACCCCCAGGCTGAAGACCCAGCACAACATCACCGTGACGGTCTCCGACGTCAACGACAACGCCCCCGCCTTCAGCCAGACCACCTACACCCTGCGCGTCCGCGAGAACAACAGCCCCGCCCTGCACATCGGCACCGTGAGCGCCACCGACAGAGACGCGGGCGCCAACGCCCAGGTCACCTACTCGCTGCTGCCGCCCCGGGACCCGCACCTGCCGCTCGCCTCGCTGGTGTCCATCAACGCGGACAACGGGCAGCTGTTCGCGCTCAGGTCCCTGGACTACGAGGCGCTGCAGGCCTTCGAGGTCCGCGTGGGCGCGGCCGACCGCGGCTCGCCCGCGCTGAGCAGCCAGGCGCTGGTGCGCGTGCTGGTGCTGGACGACAACGACAACGCGCCCTTCGTGCTGTACCCGCTGCAGAACGGCTCTGCGCCCTGCACCGAGCTGGTGCCGCGGGCGGCCGAGGCGGGCTACCTGGTGACCAAGGTGGTGGCGGTGGACGGCGACTCGGGCCAGAACGCCTGGCTGTCGTTCCAGCTGCTCAAGGCCACGGAGCCCGGGCTGTTCGGCGTGTGGGCGCACAACGGCGAGGTGCGCACGGCCCGGCTGCTGAGCGAGCGCGACGCCGTCAGGCACAGGCTGCTGGTGCTGGTCAAGGACAATGGCGAGCCGCCGCTGTCGGCCAGCGTCACGCTGCACGTGCTGCTGGTGGACGGCTTCTCGCAGCCCTACCTGCCGCTGCCGGACGTGGCGGCGGCCGAGGCCCGGGCCGACCCGCTCACCGTCTACCTGGTCATCGCCTTGGCGTCCGTGTCGTCGCTCTTCCTGTGCTCGGCGCTGGCGTTCGTGGCGGTGCGGCTGTGCAGGAGGAGCGGGGCGGCGTCGGGGGGTGGCTGCGCGGTGCCCGAGGGCCACTTTCCGGGCCACCTGGTGGACGTCAGCGGCGCGGGGACCCTGTCCCAGAGCTACCGGTACGAGGTGTGTCTGGCGGGAGGGACTGGGACCAGCGAGTTCAAGTTCCTCAAGCCGATTCTCCCCAACCTCCCACCCCAGTGCCctgggaaagaaacagaagaaaatcctAACTTCCGCAATAGTTTTGGGTTCAACATATAG